In a single window of the Hydrogenobacter sp. genome:
- a CDS encoding type II secretion system protein, with translation MRGFTLIEVVIAFTIALLAIVFLQHSLSLIAQRLYIMKKQERDLEVISHIQNIFNAQLTSLATLLDHKDVDGKACQLMSYQNFNYYVCPQDFGVQRIYLTNGYSFLIYPR, from the coding sequence GTGAGAGGATTTACCCTCATTGAGGTAGTAATAGCCTTCACTATAGCCCTGCTGGCGATAGTTTTTCTCCAACATAGCCTGTCTTTGATCGCTCAAAGGCTCTATATTATGAAAAAGCAGGAGAGGGATCTTGAGGTGATATCCCACATACAGAACATCTTTAACGCTCAGCTTACGTCTCTGGCTACTCTGCTGGACCATAAGGATGTAGATGGAAAGGCCTGTCAGCTCATGTCTTATCAAAACTTCAATTACTATGTCTGTCCTCAGGACTTTGGTGTCCAGCGCATATACCTCACTAACGGCTACAGCTTCCTCATATATCCCAGATGA